A genomic region of Armatimonadota bacterium contains the following coding sequences:
- a CDS encoding DUF1731 domain-containing protein produces the protein MTDSAKPSGRIVIAGGTGFLGLNLARHLADCEVVLISRNAPAEKGPWSHVTWDARTLGDWADHLDGASALVNLVGRTVDCIKTPDHCDEILRSRVEATLVLGEAVRRVQNPPPVWVQMSTAHIYGDPPSVVCDEDSPTGFGLAPIVGRAWEEAYAGSVLPGMRQVILRTSFVLGRGGALPRLAKPVRWGFGGKAGHGRQGMSWIHEHDMSRLFARAIADESMSGVYVASAPNPVSNAEFMREFRRALRVPFGLPAASWMIRLAAPLLMRTDPELALFGRYCVSRRLKKEGFEFSFPDLASAMKDIYSR, from the coding sequence ATGACCGACAGCGCGAAACCGAGCGGGCGGATTGTGATAGCCGGGGGCACGGGGTTTCTTGGCTTGAACCTTGCGCGTCACCTGGCCGACTGCGAAGTTGTTCTGATCTCGCGCAACGCTCCGGCTGAGAAAGGCCCGTGGTCGCACGTCACGTGGGATGCCCGCACTCTCGGCGACTGGGCGGATCATCTTGACGGCGCATCCGCGTTGGTCAATCTCGTCGGGCGCACCGTCGATTGCATCAAGACCCCCGACCACTGCGACGAGATCCTGCGCTCGCGCGTCGAGGCGACTCTCGTTCTCGGCGAGGCCGTGCGGCGAGTGCAGAACCCGCCGCCGGTGTGGGTGCAGATGTCGACGGCGCACATTTACGGCGACCCCCCGTCGGTGGTTTGCGACGAGGACTCGCCGACCGGTTTCGGCCTAGCGCCGATCGTCGGCAGGGCGTGGGAGGAGGCGTACGCGGGTTCCGTTCTCCCCGGGATGCGCCAGGTGATTCTTCGCACCAGCTTTGTTCTCGGGCGCGGCGGCGCTCTTCCGCGTCTTGCGAAACCGGTCCGCTGGGGTTTCGGCGGAAAAGCTGGGCACGGACGACAGGGCATGAGTTGGATCCATGAGCACGACATGAGCCGACTGTTCGCCCGCGCGATCGCTGACGAAAGCATGAGTGGCGTGTATGTAGCCTCCGCGCCAAACCCGGTCTCGAACGCGGAGTTCATGCGAGAGTTCAGACGAGCCCTGCGCGTTCCGTTCGGTCTGCCTGCCGCAAGCTGGATGATCCGACTCGCCGCCCCGCTCCTCATGCGCACCGATCCAGAACTTGCGCTGTTCGGCCGGTACTGCGTCTCGCGGCGATTGAAGAAGGAAGGGTTCGAGTTCTCGTTCCCGGACTTGGCGTCGGCGATGAAGGACATCTACAGCCGTTGA
- a CDS encoding SRPBCC family protein — MALIEVETRINAPVERVFDLARSIDAHASSTKNTKERAVAGRTSGLFELDETVTWEAKHFGVKQLLTVKMTAFDRPHSFEDRLIKGAFKSMRHRHSFQVDGDATVMKDEFEFQAPLGFLGRIAEKVFLTNYMKGFLVRRNEELKQMAESDEWRRFLPESHAPER, encoded by the coding sequence ATGGCACTCATCGAAGTCGAAACAAGGATCAACGCGCCGGTTGAACGGGTCTTCGACCTGGCCCGGAGCATCGACGCGCACGCCAGCAGCACCAAGAACACAAAGGAGCGGGCTGTCGCCGGGCGGACGTCGGGGCTGTTCGAACTGGATGAGACCGTGACTTGGGAAGCGAAGCACTTCGGCGTGAAGCAACTCCTGACGGTGAAGATGACGGCATTCGACCGACCGCACTCCTTCGAAGATCGGCTGATCAAAGGGGCGTTCAAGTCTATGAGGCACCGGCACAGCTTCCAAGTTGATGGCGACGCGACGGTGATGAAAGACGAGTTTGAGTTTCAAGCCCCCCTGGGATTCCTCGGACGAATCGCCGAGAAGGTGTTTCTCACAAACTACATGAAGGGGTTTCTCGTTCGCCGGAACGAAGAGCTGAAGCAGATGGCGGAGTCGGACGAGTGGCGTCGCTTCTTGCCAGAGAGCCACGCGCCCGAGCGGTAA
- a CDS encoding toll/interleukin-1 receptor domain-containing protein yields MAKLPEDPLRVVDAIAVSIRRDGDDRLLSILDVCEPEYDYLNEDWGISYYNLILNLPFETFATVESDQVSIEKRFTELASRATSTCTDSRVSNVILGANLDAPSDWRSGAKPTLASVSDADRIWKPGWFRLFVSHESGIKAQVAEFKTVLAKRHIDAFIAHEDIEPTLEWQEEISLSLASCHAVVAVISPAFHSSFWCQQEVGWGLGRGVLVLPIKLPNDPKGFIASVQAINGGTSELLETREQLVDTLAINERTRRQMHEPLIQTLERAQTTRAGNIIADSLERTQSLSEEHAKRIVAASNQNRFIVSDSELVTRLQAVAARYEAKSSTPTVESDEYDPFADD; encoded by the coding sequence ATGGCCAAGCTCCCTGAGGATCCGTTACGTGTAGTCGATGCGATTGCTGTCTCTATTCGAAGGGATGGCGATGATCGACTCTTGTCCATACTCGATGTTTGCGAGCCTGAATACGACTATCTCAATGAAGATTGGGGGATTAGTTACTATAACCTCATCTTGAATCTTCCATTTGAGACCTTCGCTACAGTCGAGTCAGACCAAGTATCCATCGAAAAGCGCTTCACTGAGTTGGCATCAAGAGCAACTAGCACGTGTACGGACAGCCGTGTTTCCAACGTCATTCTTGGTGCAAACCTAGATGCTCCATCGGACTGGAGAAGTGGTGCCAAGCCAACACTCGCATCGGTCAGCGATGCAGATCGAATCTGGAAGCCAGGTTGGTTTCGCCTGTTCGTGAGTCATGAGTCAGGAATTAAAGCACAGGTCGCCGAATTCAAAACAGTCCTTGCAAAGAGGCACATTGATGCGTTCATAGCGCATGAGGACATCGAACCTACGTTGGAGTGGCAGGAAGAAATCTCTCTCTCACTCGCAAGCTGCCATGCAGTAGTTGCCGTAATCTCTCCTGCCTTTCACTCGTCGTTTTGGTGTCAGCAAGAAGTTGGGTGGGGGCTCGGGAGAGGCGTATTAGTCTTACCGATCAAACTTCCAAACGATCCAAAAGGCTTCATCGCATCGGTGCAAGCAATAAACGGGGGGACATCCGAGCTCTTGGAAACTAGGGAACAATTGGTAGACACGCTCGCGATTAACGAGCGCACTCGTCGGCAAATGCACGAACCTCTAATTCAAACACTTGAAAGAGCGCAAACTACTCGTGCAGGAAATATCATCGCGGACTCGCTAGAGCGCACACAAAGCTTGTCCGAAGAACACGCAAAGCGCATTGTTGCCGCTTCAAATCAGAATCGTTTTATCGTCTCAGATTCTGAACTCGTTACTCGCCTTCAGGCCGTTGCGGCACGATACGAAGCCAAAAGCAGCACGCCGACAGTCGAATCTGACGAGTACGACCCCTTTGCGGACGACTAG